One Candidatus Micrarchaeia archaeon genomic window, TCTTTCATTTTACTTCGCCTTTAATAAAAATAACATATATTTTTCTAATGTTGGGGTAATCAATTTTCTTACATTCCTAAAACATTCTTCTCCTTCTTTTGTTATTTTATATATATATTTTTTCCTTTTATTTTTTTTATCTTCAATTTTTTTGATATACCCTTTTTTATGTAAAGAATTTAATAAAGGATATAATTGAGAATAAGTAATTTTTATGTTTTCTTTGTGTAGTCTTTTTATT contains:
- a CDS encoding PadR family transcriptional regulator yields the protein IKRLHKENIKITYSQLYPLLNSLHKKGYIKKIEDKKNKRKKYIYKITKEGEECFRNVRKLITPTLEKYMLFLLKAK